In Romboutsia lituseburensis, a genomic segment contains:
- the asnA gene encoding aspartate--ammonia ligase codes for MCLIIPEKYKSSLGVIQTQEAIKDLKDFFENKLGESLKLTRISSPLFVLPETGTNDDLNGIEKAVSFEVPDMGKKAEIVQSLAKWKRMALKKYGFPVGKGIYTDMNAIRKDEELDNIHSIYVDQWDWELIINKDERNMQTLKEVVENIYDVFKATENHVCNIYPEIKKVLPEKITFVTSQELLDMYPGLTPKERENKIVKEKGAVFLMQIGKVLTTGEKHDGRSPDYDDWELNGDILFYNPVLDNALELSSMGIRVDEKSLDKQLKISGCDERRELDYHRALLEGKLPYTIGGGIGQSRICMYFLNKAHIGEVQVGIWPSDMVKECKEAGIHLL; via the coding sequence ATGTGCTTAATAATACCAGAAAAATATAAATCAAGTTTAGGAGTTATACAAACTCAAGAAGCAATAAAGGACTTAAAAGATTTCTTTGAAAATAAATTAGGAGAGTCATTAAAATTAACAAGAATATCATCACCGTTATTTGTATTACCAGAGACGGGAACTAACGATGATTTAAATGGAATAGAGAAAGCTGTTAGCTTCGAAGTTCCAGATATGGGCAAAAAAGCTGAAATAGTACAATCTTTAGCTAAATGGAAAAGAATGGCGCTTAAAAAATATGGATTCCCAGTTGGTAAAGGTATATATACTGATATGAATGCTATAAGAAAAGATGAAGAATTAGACAATATACATTCTATATATGTAGATCAATGGGATTGGGAACTTATAATAAATAAAGACGAACGAAACATGCAGACTTTAAAGGAAGTTGTTGAAAATATTTATGATGTATTTAAAGCAACGGAAAACCATGTATGTAACATATATCCAGAAATAAAAAAGGTGTTGCCTGAAAAAATAACTTTTGTAACATCGCAAGAATTATTAGATATGTACCCAGGATTAACTCCAAAAGAAAGAGAAAATAAAATAGTAAAAGAAAAAGGTGCAGTATTCTTAATGCAAATAGGAAAAGTATTAACTACTGGAGAGAAGCATGATGGAAGAAGCCCTGATTATGATGATTGGGAATTAAATGGAGATATACTTTTCTATAACCCAGTTTTAGATAATGCATTAGAATTATCTTCTATGGGAATAAGAGTAGATGAAAAAAGTTTAGATAAGCAATTAAAGATATCGGGATGTGATGAAAGAAGAGAACTAGATTATCACAGAGCTTTATTAGAAGGTAAGCTTCCTTATACTATCGGTGGAGGTATAGGACAATCAAGAATATGTATGTACTTCTTAAATAAAGCTCATATTGGTGAAGTTCAAGTTGGAATTTGGCCTAGTGATATGGTTAAAGAATGTAAAGAAGCTGGAATACATTTATTATAA
- a CDS encoding PTS sugar transporter subunit IIC, whose product MVQILMGTGLLLVVLALFTLFSYKAPHGMKAMGALASAACASFLVEAFHFSFFGEVLGIKFLESVGSANGSLGGVAAGILVPLALGVSPVYAVLVGLSVSGFGILPGFIAGYITSFLVRFFEEKVPAGLDLIVIIIVGAPVARAIAMGMDPIVNNTLLQIGQVLIQAADASPIVMGIILGGLITVVATAPLSSMALTSIIGLTGLPMAIGALSVFGSSFMNYVFFSKMKFGSKKDTISVAIEPLTQSDIISANPIPVYITNFIGGAMSGIIVSLMRLVNDTPGTATPIAGLAIMFAYNPAGKVAIAALGCMAVSILAGFIGYAIFKNYKIVTADQIRGNVIRTDDHDEGNVV is encoded by the coding sequence ATGGTACAAATATTAATGGGTACAGGATTACTGCTAGTTGTTCTGGCTCTATTTACACTATTTAGTTACAAAGCTCCTCATGGTATGAAGGCTATGGGAGCTTTAGCAAGTGCAGCATGTGCAAGTTTCTTGGTTGAGGCTTTTCACTTTTCTTTCTTTGGAGAAGTGTTAGGAATTAAATTCTTAGAAAGTGTAGGATCAGCGAATGGTTCCTTAGGTGGCGTAGCTGCAGGTATATTAGTGCCATTAGCTTTAGGTGTTTCACCTGTTTATGCAGTCTTAGTTGGACTTTCTGTATCAGGATTTGGGATACTTCCAGGATTTATAGCTGGTTATATAACTTCATTCTTAGTTAGATTCTTTGAAGAGAAGGTTCCAGCAGGTCTTGACTTAATAGTAATAATAATAGTTGGAGCACCTGTAGCAAGAGCAATAGCAATGGGAATGGATCCTATAGTAAATAATACTTTACTTCAAATTGGGCAAGTTTTAATACAAGCAGCTGATGCTAGCCCAATAGTTATGGGTATAATACTTGGAGGACTTATAACAGTTGTAGCGACAGCACCACTTAGTTCAATGGCACTTACATCTATAATAGGACTGACAGGTTTACCCATGGCAATAGGAGCTTTATCTGTATTTGGTTCTTCGTTTATGAACTATGTATTTTTCTCAAAAATGAAGTTTGGTTCAAAAAAAGATACTATATCTGTTGCAATTGAACCATTAACACAATCAGATATTATATCAGCTAACCCAATACCTGTATATATTACCAACTTTATAGGCGGAGCAATGTCGGGTATTATAGTATCTCTTATGAGATTAGTTAATGATACACCGGGTACTGCAACACCGATAGCAGGTCTTGCAATAATGTTTGCATATAACCCGGCAGGTAAGGTTGCAATAGCAGCTCTTGGATGTATGGCAGTGAGTATATTAGCTGGATTTATAGGATATGCAATATTTAAAAACTATAAGATTGTAACTGCTGATCAAATAAGAGGTAATGTTATAAGAACTGATGACCATGATGAAGGAAATGTTGTATAA
- a CDS encoding YkvA family protein, with protein MNRFIKVIDILLDQLKKVLVRFKKSKFGLLFIVNIFKIPDFMTDRRVSIISKFKVIFAFGVALLYMVSGVDFIPEMITGVFGLVDDLFIFIWCLGIINEELEKYKRIIKEENDPNIIKDVKFSVKDEKEQ; from the coding sequence ATGAATAGGTTTATAAAAGTAATAGATATATTATTAGATCAATTAAAAAAAGTTTTAGTAAGGTTTAAAAAATCTAAATTCGGATTACTTTTTATCGTAAATATATTTAAAATACCTGACTTTATGACAGACAGAAGAGTTAGTATAATATCTAAATTTAAAGTTATATTTGCTTTTGGTGTGGCTCTTTTATATATGGTCTCAGGGGTAGATTTTATACCTGAAATGATAACAGGAGTATTTGGGTTAGTAGATGATTTATTTATATTTATATGGTGCTTAGGAATAATAAATGAGGAACTTGAAAAATATAAAAGAATAATAAAAGAAGAAAATGACCCTAATATCATAAAAGATGTTAAATTTAGTGTAAAAGATGAAAAAGAGCAGTGA
- the hpt gene encoding hypoxanthine phosphoribosyltransferase, which yields MFKVTEVMISEEQLAEKVSELAKQIENDFKGEELLVVGILKGASVFVSDLIRKINLDVNIDFMSVSSYGNSTESSGVVKILKDLDVNIEGKNVLIVEDIIDSGLTLSNLVAALETRNPKSLKLCTLLDKSQRRKADIPVDYVGFVIEDKFIVGYGIDYAEKYRNLPYIGVVSEV from the coding sequence ATGTTCAAAGTTACAGAAGTAATGATATCTGAAGAACAATTAGCCGAGAAAGTAAGTGAATTAGCTAAGCAAATAGAGAATGACTTCAAGGGAGAAGAGCTTTTAGTAGTAGGAATATTAAAAGGAGCAAGTGTGTTTGTTTCTGATTTAATAAGAAAAATAAATTTAGATGTTAATATAGATTTTATGAGTGTTTCTAGTTATGGAAATTCAACTGAGAGTTCTGGAGTTGTAAAAATACTAAAGGATTTAGATGTTAATATAGAAGGTAAAAATGTATTAATAGTAGAAGATATAATAGATTCAGGATTAACATTAAGTAATTTAGTTGCAGCACTAGAAACAAGAAATCCAAAATCATTAAAATTATGTACTTTATTAGATAAATCGCAAAGAAGAAAAGCTGATATACCAGTTGATTATGTAGGATTTGTTATAGAAGACAAATTTATAGTAGGATATGGAATTGATTATGCTGAAAAATATAGAAACTTACCTTACATAGGTGTAGTTTCAGAAGTATAG
- a CDS encoding phosphatase PAP2 family protein, producing the protein MDIQLSILQFFQQIRSPLLNTIFLIFTISTEVPVIIAITAYMYWCLNKKYGQKMLFSLVGNITLNTGIKEFFRAPRPIGIKGLNSMRVSTATGYSFPSGHTQTATTFWTSLAVIFRSSGLTILAIIMILGVGISRLYLAVHWPIDVIFGWILGVIFTVLLCKIFDYVDSTKKYWILILVLIPFIVSMFIVNSNEYIKIFGLLTGYVLGYIVEDMFINFKTEYRFKGKIQFSKNSRLNIDKSDKIKRDMIRFLIGLVTLAAVYFGLKYILPNNVIFDYIRYTVVVFYAIAGVPFIFQLLNLD; encoded by the coding sequence ATGGATATTCAATTAAGTATATTACAATTTTTTCAACAAATCAGGTCTCCACTATTAAATACAATATTTTTAATTTTTACAATAAGTACAGAGGTACCAGTAATTATAGCAATTACAGCTTATATGTATTGGTGTTTAAATAAAAAATACGGACAAAAAATGTTATTTTCATTAGTAGGTAATATTACTTTAAATACAGGAATTAAAGAATTTTTTAGAGCACCAAGACCGATAGGTATAAAAGGCCTTAATTCTATGAGGGTATCTACAGCGACAGGATACTCTTTTCCGAGTGGTCATACTCAAACAGCAACAACATTTTGGACTAGTTTGGCTGTAATATTTAGGAGTTCAGGATTAACTATACTAGCTATAATAATGATTTTAGGTGTTGGTATCTCTAGGTTATATTTAGCAGTTCATTGGCCTATAGATGTTATTTTTGGGTGGATATTAGGCGTAATATTTACAGTATTATTATGTAAGATATTTGATTATGTAGATAGTACTAAGAAATATTGGATACTAATATTAGTATTAATTCCATTTATAGTAAGTATGTTTATAGTAAATAGTAATGAATACATAAAGATATTTGGCCTTTTAACAGGGTATGTTTTAGGATATATAGTAGAAGATATGTTTATAAATTTTAAGACAGAGTATAGATTTAAAGGAAAAATACAATTTAGTAAAAATAGTAGATTGAATATAGATAAATCAGATAAAATAAAGAGAGATATGATTAGATTTTTAATAGGTTTAGTAACATTAGCAGCTGTATATTTCGGATTAAAGTACATTTTACCTAATAATGTAATATTTGACTATATAAGATATACAGTAGTAGTATTTTATGCAATAGCAGGAGTCCCATTTATATTCCAGTTATTAAATTTAGATTAA
- a CDS encoding methyl-accepting chemotaxis protein: MKNLKIGRKLRLSFILVLLVSILTISYTVSKLIHLGSLTDEIFTGPYEVTSEAMGVRREVNSIGRCLVSEVLSEGGIEYKDEVLENLDSAYKRLDIVRKNYLGDKSHVDAMENAVNKLKDQANVTYSFLESGDLEGAKSNLNSPSYKAIFAESSKASITLYDNSRMDGDNFHKGIKDTVRNVVFIAIILGIITVLIGLFIAVYITKLLKNPIEEIEVAANKMADGDFDIEVSYESEDELGALSDSIRQMSDRINLVIKDAVRVLDEVSAGNFNVETEVEYVGVFENIRNSIDKITSDLSETMSQINSASEEVEAASEQVASGSQMLSQGATEQASSVEELSATIADISEKIKNTASNAREANELTLSSGQEVEDGNNQMKQMISAMNEIAFTSNEIGRIIKTIDDIAFQTNILALNAAVEAARAGSAGKGFAVVADEVRNLAAKSAEAAKNTAVLIENSITAVDNGTEIVANTAKSLGRIIEKTNQTITLVDKIATASEEQANAISQVTLGVDQISAVVQTNSATSEESAAASEELSGQAQMLKSLIDSFTLK; encoded by the coding sequence ATGAAAAACTTAAAAATTGGAAGGAAGCTAAGGTTATCTTTTATATTAGTACTATTAGTTTCAATACTTACTATTTCTTATACTGTATCAAAATTGATACATTTAGGAAGTTTAACTGATGAAATATTTACTGGGCCTTATGAAGTAACAAGTGAAGCTATGGGAGTACGTAGAGAAGTAAACTCAATTGGTAGGTGTCTTGTAAGTGAGGTACTTTCAGAAGGGGGTATAGAATATAAAGATGAAGTTTTAGAAAATTTAGATAGCGCATATAAAAGACTTGATATAGTTCGTAAAAATTATTTAGGAGATAAAAGTCATGTAGATGCAATGGAGAATGCAGTAAATAAATTAAAGGATCAGGCAAATGTGACTTACTCATTTTTAGAGAGTGGAGACTTAGAAGGAGCTAAATCTAACCTAAATTCCCCATCTTATAAGGCTATTTTTGCTGAAAGTTCAAAAGCATCTATAACTCTTTATGATAACTCTAGAATGGATGGAGATAATTTTCATAAAGGTATAAAGGATACTGTAAGAAATGTCGTTTTTATAGCGATAATTTTAGGAATTATAACTGTATTAATTGGATTATTTATAGCAGTATATATAACTAAACTTTTAAAAAATCCAATTGAGGAAATAGAAGTAGCTGCTAATAAAATGGCAGATGGAGACTTTGATATTGAAGTAAGTTATGAATCGGAAGATGAATTAGGTGCATTATCAGACAGTATTCGTCAAATGAGTGATAGAATTAATTTAGTTATAAAAGATGCAGTTCGTGTTTTAGATGAGGTTTCAGCAGGAAACTTTAATGTAGAAACAGAAGTAGAGTATGTCGGTGTTTTTGAAAATATTAGAAATTCTATAGATAAGATAACTTCGGATTTAAGCGAAACTATGTCTCAAATAAATTCAGCATCAGAAGAAGTTGAAGCTGCATCTGAACAAGTAGCAAGCGGATCACAAATGTTATCTCAAGGAGCTACGGAACAAGCTAGTTCTGTAGAAGAGCTGTCTGCAACAATAGCTGATATATCTGAAAAAATAAAAAATACAGCAAGTAATGCTAGAGAAGCTAATGAGTTAACTTTAAGTTCAGGTCAAGAAGTCGAAGATGGAAATAATCAAATGAAACAGATGATTAGTGCTATGAATGAAATCGCATTTACATCAAATGAAATAGGTAGAATAATAAAAACTATAGATGATATCGCATTCCAAACGAATATATTAGCACTAAATGCTGCAGTAGAAGCAGCAAGAGCTGGTTCTGCTGGTAAGGGGTTCGCAGTTGTTGCTGATGAGGTAAGAAATTTAGCTGCTAAGTCAGCTGAAGCTGCAAAAAATACAGCAGTGCTTATTGAAAACTCAATAACAGCAGTAGATAATGGAACTGAAATAGTAGCGAATACAGCGAAATCATTAGGAAGAATAATTGAAAAAACAAATCAAACTATAACTTTAGTTGATAAAATAGCTACTGCTTCTGAAGAACAAGCTAATGCAATATCTCAAGTTACATTAGGTGTAGATCAAATATCAGCGGTAGTACAAACTAACTCTGCTACATCTGAAGAAAGTGCAGCTGCTAGTGAAGAATTAAGTGGACAAGCACAAATGTTAAAGTCACTTATAGATAGTTTTACATTGAAATAA
- a CDS encoding pyridoxal phosphate-dependent aminotransferase, translating to MSVNHGANLYDLSKKYGFSKDDFLDFSSNINPFGASQLAKENIINNINQVSIYPDPSYVNLKDSISGYCNCSTENIVLGSGATELISSFIETIDPKKALLLSPAYSEYEKELKKVGCVIEKYYSKYENNFKIDINELIKTINNNKYDLVIICNPNNPTGFAFNRNEIALLLKSISSFVMIDETYIEFTNTKEFSSTSLVDTFNNLFVIRGTSKFFSTPGIRLGYGLISNSKVRDIINAHLDLWNVNIFASLMGEVMFKDLDFINNTIDVMTNQRNLLINELNKFNDLNVYDSQGNFILCQIKTKNITANKLREKLIPNRIIIRDCASFDGLDEYFFRVCVLNPKDNLLLLSKLKEILN from the coding sequence ATGAGTGTAAATCATGGTGCTAATTTATATGACTTATCTAAAAAATATGGATTTTCAAAAGATGATTTTTTAGATTTTAGTTCTAATATAAATCCTTTTGGAGCATCCCAACTTGCAAAGGAAAATATAATAAATAATATAAACCAGGTATCTATATATCCAGATCCTAGCTACGTAAATTTAAAAGATTCTATTTCAGGATATTGTAATTGCTCTACAGAAAATATAGTTCTAGGTAGCGGTGCTACTGAGCTAATTTCTTCATTTATAGAAACTATAGACCCAAAGAAAGCGTTACTACTTTCACCTGCTTATTCTGAATATGAAAAAGAGTTAAAGAAGGTTGGTTGTGTAATAGAAAAATATTATTCTAAGTATGAAAACAATTTCAAAATAGATATCAATGAATTAATTAAAACTATAAATAATAATAAATACGATTTAGTAATAATATGTAATCCAAATAACCCAACAGGGTTTGCTTTTAATCGCAATGAAATTGCCTTATTATTAAAATCCATTTCTTCATTTGTAATGATTGATGAAACTTACATAGAATTTACTAATACTAAAGAATTTTCATCTACTAGCTTAGTTGACACTTTCAATAACTTATTTGTAATAAGAGGAACTTCTAAGTTCTTTTCTACTCCAGGAATAAGACTAGGTTATGGTCTTATCTCTAATTCTAAAGTAAGAGATATAATTAACGCTCATTTAGACTTATGGAATGTAAATATTTTTGCTTCTTTAATGGGAGAAGTAATGTTTAAGGACTTAGACTTTATAAATAATACAATTGATGTGATGACTAATCAAAGAAATTTATTAATAAATGAACTTAATAAATTTAATGATTTAAATGTTTATGATAGCCAGGGCAATTTTATTTTATGCCAAATAAAAACTAAAAACATAACAGCTAATAAACTTAGGGAAAAATTAATACCTAATAGAATAATAATTAGAGATTGTGCTTCTTTTGATGGATTAGATGAGTATTTCTTTAGAGTATGTGTTCTAAATCCAAAAGATAACTTACTTCTTTTAAGTAAACTTAAGGAAATTTTAAATTAA
- a CDS encoding dicarboxylate/amino acid:cation symporter: MKKIGLVPKLIMGIIVGILIGSYAPEAITKVLVTASTLFSAFLKFVIPFIIIGFVTAGIADLATGAGKLLGITTGIAYGSTIIAGTMAFLVASIIFPSFIDAGVAAQIGDPEAGMLSPYFTIPLAPMVDVTAAIVFAFTMGLGISALRNNGKGQTLHNIFQEFQEIVTKVLATVIIPLLPLYIAGTFANITAAGQVWNILGVFWKVYLVVIPLHLIYLVIQFTAAGAFTGKNPFAMLKNQVPGYLTAVGTQSSAATIPVNVECAKNNGVSKEIREFCVPLCATIHLSGSIISVTSFAVAVLMMNNMDHSFGAVFPFILMLGIAMVAAPGAPGGAIMSALPFLPMIGIPSDGGLASLMIALYLTQDSFGTAANVSGDNAIAAVVDHINNKMNKKASKAA; this comes from the coding sequence ATGAAGAAAATAGGATTAGTTCCTAAATTAATTATGGGTATCATAGTCGGTATTTTAATTGGTAGTTATGCACCAGAAGCTATAACGAAAGTTCTGGTAACTGCAAGTACTTTATTCTCAGCCTTCTTAAAATTCGTTATACCATTTATAATAATAGGATTTGTTACAGCTGGTATAGCTGATTTAGCTACAGGGGCTGGAAAATTATTAGGAATAACAACAGGAATCGCTTATGGTTCAACAATCATAGCAGGTACTATGGCATTCTTAGTAGCATCAATAATATTCCCATCTTTTATAGATGCAGGGGTTGCAGCACAAATAGGGGATCCTGAAGCAGGAATGTTATCACCATACTTTACAATACCACTAGCACCAATGGTAGATGTAACAGCAGCAATAGTATTCGCGTTTACAATGGGTCTAGGAATATCTGCTCTTAGAAATAATGGAAAAGGGCAAACTTTACATAATATATTCCAAGAATTCCAAGAAATAGTTACAAAAGTATTAGCAACTGTAATTATACCATTATTACCATTATACATAGCAGGGACATTTGCAAATATTACGGCAGCTGGGCAAGTTTGGAATATATTAGGAGTATTCTGGAAAGTTTATTTAGTTGTAATACCATTACATTTAATCTATCTTGTAATACAATTTACAGCAGCTGGTGCTTTTACTGGAAAAAATCCTTTTGCAATGTTAAAAAATCAAGTACCTGGTTATTTAACAGCTGTAGGTACTCAATCTTCAGCAGCAACTATACCAGTTAACGTAGAGTGTGCTAAAAACAATGGAGTAAGCAAAGAAATAAGAGAATTCTGTGTACCTTTATGTGCAACTATTCACTTATCAGGAAGTATAATATCTGTTACATCATTTGCTGTTGCAGTACTTATGATGAACAATATGGATCATAGTTTTGGAGCAGTATTCCCATTCATACTAATGTTAGGGATCGCAATGGTTGCTGCGCCAGGAGCTCCAGGTGGAGCAATAATGAGTGCACTACCATTCTTACCAATGATAGGTATACCTTCAGATGGTGGTTTAGCAAGTTTAATGATAGCATTATACTTAACTCAAGATAGTTTTGGAACTGCTGCTAACGTATCAGGAGATAACGCTATAGCTGCAGTTGTAGATCATATAAACAATAAGATGAATAAGAAAGCTTCAAAAGCTGCTTAG